CAATCTTAGGCTTCCTAATCCTCCTCATAACTCTACTAGCAATGGTTATAGCAACATCAACAATTTTAGAATAGGACTCAGGAAAACTCTTCACAACCTCCTCAACAATCTCACGGATCGTTGGTGTATATATAAGGATTTCCCTTAAATCCTTAGCCAGGGGGCTTACGTAGATCACATAGTAGTTAAACTCCTCTTCAAGAAGCATTTTAATCTGCTTAAGCAAAGCGGTTTTCCCACACCCCTCTGGGCCATAAATTACGTGAACATCCCATGTACCCTTCTCAGCCCACTCAAAGATCTGCTTCAAAGCCCTCTCCCTATCAATAAACTCAATCTCTCTACCAGCGAATGCTAGCTTAATCCTCTTCATACTGCATCAAACTCTAGAAAGTTGATAAGAAGCTAATATACGCAATTGCAAAAGGAAATCTTGTAAAGTCTGAAAGATTTACATAGGTATCTAACATGAGATGTTGTGGTACAGCATCTCTTATTATGTCTGGCAATTCTCGAAGTTTCTGCACTCTATAAACCTTGGCAAAGGTGTATATCCCCTCAATCAGTATTTCATAGTTAGTGTTCATGGGTATAGCCATTGTAGTTCTACTGGAGCTTCAAGCCCTATAGCTTCATAGATTTTCACTGCTATCTCAGAACGTTTAGACATCTGCTCAGGCAACTCGTTTGAAACTATGAGAATATCTATATCGCTAGCCATTGTGTAGCCCCTCTGCAACTGAGCCAAAGAGATAGATTTCATACTCCTTGAAGTATTCATCAAGAATCCTCCTAATAGTTTCAGATACCTTATCCAAGTTCTCAAACACCACCTCCCCCTCAACACTCTCCCTACTAAGCCATAGCTCACCCACAATGTTCACCCTCCAAGCTTCTCAAATAACTGGATAGCTCTATTGAAATCCTCCCTAGGTCTATTCAAATCCTCTCTTAACTTTGCTAATTCCATATCGTGTCTCTCAAAACCCTTTACCATATCTTCCCTCAGTTTTGCAATTTCGTTCCATAGTTTTGCAATCTGCTGATCATATCTCTCAAATCCTCTATTCATATCCTCCCTTAATCTTGCGATCTCCTCCCAGATCTTCTTAAGTTCCTCCTCATGTCTCTCAAGCCTCCTAAGAATCTCTCCCAAACCTATAAGACCAGCTACAGCATATCTAAACTCTGTATCCTCCTCCAAAAGCTTCAACAACCTTGCCCTAAGCTCAGCTGTCTCTATAGACATTATACTCCAACCCTATATATCTAGAAAACCCTATAAAGAGTTATATATCTATAGCCTGTCTCTAGAGTGATGCAGATTGGATATTCTGAATAGCTCTTAATTGTTTAGGTAATGATATTGTTTATAGATTGACCACTATACCATAGTCAGCTATGTTGACGATCTGGGAAACGATATCTAAACTCAGATGAGAAGTGTACAGCATTCACCTCGATAGAGCCTCGTGAAGTATGTGTGAAAGTAGTGAATATACACTAAGTGCTAACCTAGGGCACGGAGCTAAAAATATTTAAGGGCGTTGATAATGCTTATTCTAAATGCAATAAACTTAGGTGAAGAGAATTTCGCGCGCTGAAAAGTGATGATATTCCCGCATTGCAGATTATAGAGCTTCTATAGATTTTGGATATATGTGTTGTATCACATCTGGTTTCAGTAGGAGATAGTTAACTTTTGTAATATATTTATCATTTCTAATAATGGCATCCTTAAGAATTAGATAGCCATGTTCCTTACCAATTAAAGTACCCTCATATACAACACCATTTTTTGTAGATATATGTATATTGTTATTGCCAAATAATCTTAGAATAAATTTTACCAAATTCTCATTATTATATCTTCTAAGATTGTTCTGTTTATCTATATTTCTCCTCTTTGTAGTAGAGACAGCTAAGACCAAGTCTCTTCGCCGATATGTAGATTGGGATATAGAGAAAATATTAGCAGTATAGCTCATTATATAAACAGCATTGTTATGCGTAATGATCTTAATAACATGGAGTGCTATGAATATATGTTATATATCTTTACAATCTCTCCATTACTAATATGTATTATATAGTCAGCAAGACCTCTATAGATATTCCTATTGTGGCTCGCTATAATTGTTATACCCCCACTCTCTCTATTTAATACTATTACCTTTTTCAACTTCTCTACAAATTTCCTAGATAGATTTGTATGTGGTTCATCTAGAAGAAGTATTTTTGGGTTGTATATAAGGATTGACATTAATGCCACAATCTTTTTATATCCATAGCTAAGAGTATGTATAGGTCTAGACAATATATTTTCATCTATTTCAAAGAACTTTAACAACTCTTTTACCCTAGATTTAATCCGTTCTTCATCATTGCATATCTGTCTAATTGAATATGTTATCTCATCATATACAGTAGGATTGAATAGCATTAGATCAGGATTCTGAAACAAAAAACCGAAGAGTCTTCTAGCTCCTGGCAATTGTTTAAATAGTGATACGCCATTGAGAATAACATCTCCTTTCTCAGGCTTTAACAAACCTGCTGTAACAAGTAGAAGTGTTGTTTTACCAGCTCCATTAGGTCCTGTAACTAGATATATCTTTCCAGCTTCAAACACAATATTTATATTCTTTAGAGCATACTCCTGTTGTCCTGGATATCTATAGTACACATCTATAAGCTCTATCTTCAACTATTTCAACACCACTAAGCCCAACACCATTACATATGATGTAGCTAACAATAATATTATGTCTAAAGGTTTAAATCCTATACATGTTTTACTATTCTCATTAGAACCAATGTCTCTAGACATTATTGCTAAGGTAAGATTTTGTGATAAGGCATTGGTATGGACTATGGCATCTGCTATAGATATCGATAAAATGCTCCATGTGCTTCTAATATTATTGCCACCTATATTCCTAGACATTCTCGCTATTATTATATCGCTAACAATTCTCGATAACTTTGGTATTAAAGCTATGAAAATTGACACTATAGTCTCAAGATGTTTTGAGAAATAGCCTAGAGCTTTAACAATATTTCGCAACCCTATCAATATGAATAATACTATCATTGGGGATGAAGCAGCTGTAACTGTGAGCATTGTCTCTAGAATAGATATCAATACATCTGAACTTCTATAGATAAATAGTGTTGGGAGCCCTAGAAAAAATGCAAATGTATTTACATAGAGATAAGTCTTTAGAGCATTTTTAAGGATTCCAATATTTGATAATGATATTAGTATAGATAATGAAAATATTATGATGATAAGCTTAAGTATATAGCTACTGCTATAAGCACCTGTTATTGTTAGCATTATAGATGCTATGAAAATAGTCAAGCTATTTATCTTATTGCTATAACTTTTATTTAGACCCCATGTGATATTTTCAAGAGTATCAGCAACCTCTCTAACTATTATACTATAGTCCATGAACACTACCTCCTACCTATAAAAAATCTTATGACATATCCTATCCCTATAATGATTGCAATACCTATAGCTCCAGAAATAATATATCCAAGCCAATCTGGTAAACCTGGAACTGTATAGTCTTTAAATGGTGTCCAGTTAAACCCCTCCCACTCAGATAAATTAAGCTCTTCTGCAACACGGTCAAGGGGCTCTGTATAGCCTAGGATATTCGCAAGCCAAACTCCAAATATAGGGCTGATGATAAGAAGTATAATTAGTATAAATAGCTGTTTCCTACTCAACACCATATCTCACCTTGTTTCAGCAGCTATAGGAATAATATTTCTTGACCTTATGTAGCTAACAATAGAACCTGTAATAAATCCTTCAACAATACCTAAGATAAAATGCCAGATAGCCATTGTTGGAACACTTATAGCCAAGCTATATCCAAGGCGGTTAAGTATCTCACCACTAATACCAATCTCAATTCCGCATACAGTACCTGCTAAACCAAGGCTTATCCAACCCGATAATAATCCTGCTAAAAATCTCGATTCTCCTATCCCTATACCCATTCTATCCATTGAATAAACTATAGCTTTGTAAATGAGATAACCAGTAAATGTAGCTACAATACCCATGTTAAGAACATTTGCACCTAAAGCTGTTATCCCACCATCGTGAAACACTAGGCATTGCACTAATAATACTATGAACATCACTATAAAACCCATCCACGGACCTAACAAGATTGCTGATAAAGCACCTCCAACCATGTGAAGACTTGTACCCCCTGGAATAGGCCATGCAATCATCTGTGCAACAAATATAAATGCAGCTAGTGTTATCGCCAAACTAAGACCTCTGATCTCCAGTGTTTTGGAGGTCTTTAGAACTGCTATAACAAGGAATATTATCATTACTATATATGTTACAATAGCTGTATATGGATCTAAAAATCCATCTGGTATATGCATTATCAATGCACCTGGTATTAGATAGGGTGCACAAATTTAAAAGTTTTTGAAAATATTTAAAGTTTTTGATAATAACATATGATGTGGTGTTTAGTGTATGGGTAGTGAGGAGAATATGGCTGTTATAGTTGTTATAGGTGCTGATAGACCTGGTATTGTTGCAGGGATAACAGGTGTTATAGCTAAACACAATGTGAATATTGTTGATATTTCACAGACTGTTGTAAGAGGAATATTCTCAATGATTATGATAGTCGATTTATCTACAGGTGATATAGATCTACCTAAGCTAAGAGAAGAACTTGTAGCTAAGGGTAGGGAGCTTGGGGTTGAAGTAGCCGTTAATCATATAGCGGTATTTAGAGCTATGCAGAGGGTATAGAAATGCCTAGAATATTTGCTCCAGAGGAGATAAGTGAAGTAGTAGAGATGCTATTGTTTCACGACCTAGATATAAGATCTGTAACCCTAGGACTAAATATACAGGATTGTATATCTAGCAATACTGAGGAGATGATTAGCTGTATTGAGGGTAAGATCGATGTATATTCAAGGAAGCTTGTTGATGCTGTACATACTGTTGAGAAGGAGTTGGGTGTAAAGATAGTTACAAAGAGAATAGCACTTACACCAATATCAATTCTCCTAGAGCCTATAGCAAAGAGAGGATATGAATATGCAAAGCAGATAGCTATTGAAATAGCCAAGCATATAGATACAATAGCGATTAATAGTGGTATAGATTATGTTGGTGGTTATGCAGCTTTTGTTCATAAGGGAATTACAGGTGGAGATAGAGTATTGATGGATACTATCCCAGATGTTCTAGCTAATACAAAAACTGTTGCAGCTATGGTAAATGTTGCTTCAACATTAACAGGTATAAATATGGATGCTATAAGAATTGTAAGTGAGAAGATAATTGAGACCTCTAGAAAGACTCCAAAGGGTATTGGATGTACAAGACTTGTTATAATGGCTAATGCCCCTGAAGACAATCCATTTATTCCAGGTGCATACCACGGTTTAGGGGAGCATGAAGCCGTTGTCAATGTTGCTGTAAGTGGACCTGGTGTTATTGAAGCTGTTGTTACTAGAATTGGACATAATGTTGATCTAAGGACTCTCCACGACACTATAAAGAGGACAGCATTTAAGATAACAAGACTTGGAGAACTTGTTGGGAGAAGAGTTGCAAAGCTTATGGGAGTAGAATTTGGTATTGTTGATCTCTCACTTGCACCATCTCCAAAGATAGGTGATAGTGTTGCTAGAATTCTAGAGGCTATGGGGATAGAGGTAGCTGGTGCACCAGGAAGTATAGCTGCACTCTATATACTTGTCGATGCTGTTAAGAAAGGTGGTGCAATGGCTTCATCTAGTATTGGTGGATTGAGTGGAGCTTTTATACCTGTTAGCGAGGATTGGGGGATGAGTAGAGCAGCAGAACTAGGCGCAATAAATATTGATAGATTAGAAGCTATGATGGCAGTATGTAACACAGGTCTTGATATGGTTGCAATACCGGGGGATACACCACCAGATATTATTGCAGGTATAATAGCAGATGTAATGGCTATAGCAATAGCATTAGATAAAGCCCTAGGTGTAAGAATAATACCTGTACCAGGAGCAAAACCAGGTGAGAAAATAGATTTTGGAGGTCTTCTAGGATCTACAACAGTTATCAATGTATCTAGATATAGCCCTAAATCATTCATAGAGAGAGGAGGTTTGATACCACCATCAACAAGAAGATTAGATAAAGGTTAAATAAATAGCTATGGGGAATACTATTTCATAT
Above is a genomic segment from Ignisphaera aggregans DSM 17230 containing:
- a CDS encoding conserved hypothetical protein (KEGG: pcl:Pcal_1303 hypothetical protein~SPTR: A3MVR0 Putative uncharacterized protein) → MSIETAELRARLLKLLEEDTEFRYAVAGLIGLGEILRRLERHEEELKKIWEEIARLREDMNRGFERYDQQIAKLWNEIAKLREDMVKGFERHDMELAKLREDLNRPREDFNRAIQLFEKLGG
- a CDS encoding ABC transporter related (COGs: COG1122 ABC-type cobalt transport system ATPase component~InterPro IPR003439:IPR003593~KEGG: smr:Smar_0005 ABC transporter related~PFAM: ABC transporter related~SMART: AAA ATPase~SPTR: A3DKF9 ABC transporter related~PFAM: ABC transporter) codes for the protein MKIELIDVYYRYPGQQEYALKNINIVFEAGKIYLVTGPNGAGKTTLLLVTAGLLKPEKGDVILNGVSLFKQLPGARRLFGFLFQNPDLMLFNPTVYDEITYSIRQICNDEERIKSRVKELLKFFEIDENILSRPIHTLSYGYKKIVALMSILIYNPKILLLDEPHTNLSRKFVEKLKKVIVLNRESGGITIIASHNRNIYRGLADYIIHISNGEIVKIYNIYS
- a CDS encoding hypothetical protein (KEGG: smr:Smar_0004 cobalt transport protein~SPTR: A3DKF8 Cobalt transport protein) encodes the protein MDYSIIVREVADTLENITWGLNKSYSNKINSLTIFIASIMLTITGAYSSSYILKLIIIIFSLSILISLSNIGILKNALKTYLYVNTFAFFLGLPTLFIYRSSDVLISILETMLTVTAASSPMIVLFILIGLRNIVKALGYFSKHLETIVSIFIALIPKLSRIVSDIIIARMSRNIGGNNIRSTWSILSISIADAIVHTNALSQNLTLAIMSRDIGSNENSKTCIGFKPLDIILLLATSYVMVLGLVVLK
- a CDS encoding cobalamin biosynthesis protein (KEGG: tpe:Tpen_1740 cobalamin biosynthesis protein~SPTR: A1S105 Cobalamin biosynthesis protein), whose product is MVLSRKQLFILIILLIISPIFGVWLANILGYTEPLDRVAEELNLSEWEGFNWTPFKDYTVPGLPDWLGYIISGAIGIAIIIGIGYVIRFFIGRR
- a CDS encoding ACT domain-containing protein (COGs: COG3830 ACT domain-containing protein~InterPro IPR002912~KEGG: tne:Tneu_0912 hypothetical protein~PFAM: amino acid-binding ACT domain protein~SPTR: B1YDI6 ACT domain-containing protein~PFAM: ACT domain); this translates as MGSEENMAVIVVIGADRPGIVAGITGVIAKHNVNIVDISQTVVRGIFSMIMIVDLSTGDIDLPKLREELVAKGRELGVEVAVNHIAVFRAMQRV
- a CDS encoding protein of unknown function DUF711 (COGs: COG2848 conserved hypothetical protein~InterPro IPR007841~KEGG: pis:Pisl_0759 hypothetical protein~PFAM: protein of unknown function DUF711~SPTR: A1RSK3 UPF0210 protein Pisl_0759~PFAM: Uncharacterized ACR (DUF711)), whose translation is MPRIFAPEEISEVVEMLLFHDLDIRSVTLGLNIQDCISSNTEEMISCIEGKIDVYSRKLVDAVHTVEKELGVKIVTKRIALTPISILLEPIAKRGYEYAKQIAIEIAKHIDTIAINSGIDYVGGYAAFVHKGITGGDRVLMDTIPDVLANTKTVAAMVNVASTLTGINMDAIRIVSEKIIETSRKTPKGIGCTRLVIMANAPEDNPFIPGAYHGLGEHEAVVNVAVSGPGVIEAVVTRIGHNVDLRTLHDTIKRTAFKITRLGELVGRRVAKLMGVEFGIVDLSLAPSPKIGDSVARILEAMGIEVAGAPGSIAALYILVDAVKKGGAMASSSIGGLSGAFIPVSEDWGMSRAAELGAINIDRLEAMMAVCNTGLDMVAIPGDTPPDIIAGIIADVMAIAIALDKALGVRIIPVPGAKPGEKIDFGGLLGSTTVINVSRYSPKSFIERGGLIPPSTRRLDKG
- a CDS encoding cobalamin (vitamin B12) biosynthesis CbiM protein (COGs: COG0310 ABC-type Co2+ transport system permease component~InterPro IPR002751~KEGG: tpe:Tpen_1739 cobalamin (vitamin B12) biosynthesis CbiM protein~PFAM: cobalamin (vitamin B12) biosynthesis CbiM protein~SPTR: A1S104 Cobalamin (Vitamin B12) biosynthesis CbiM protein~PFAM: Cobalt uptake substrate-specific transmembrane region~TIGRFAM: cobalamin biosynthesis protein CbiM), with translation MHIPDGFLDPYTAIVTYIVMIIFLVIAVLKTSKTLEIRGLSLAITLAAFIFVAQMIAWPIPGGTSLHMVGGALSAILLGPWMGFIVMFIVLLVQCLVFHDGGITALGANVLNMGIVATFTGYLIYKAIVYSMDRMGIGIGESRFLAGLLSGWISLGLAGTVCGIEIGISGEILNRLGYSLAISVPTMAIWHFILGIVEGFITGSIVSYIRSRNIIPIAAETR